One genomic region from Haloarcula taiwanensis encodes:
- a CDS encoding 1,4-dihydroxy-2-naphthoyl-CoA synthase (catalyzes the formation of 1,4-dihydroxy-2-naphthoate from O-succinylbenzoyl-CoA), with protein MVSELFDPARWTAVDRFDFTDITYHRSTETGAVRIAFDRPEKRNAFRPETVDELATALDHAKRQTDVGCVLLTGNGPSEKDGGWAFCSGGDQSIRGESGYEYQADEDSESRSDSERSSGESGDPRDVGDPDAPENVGRLHILEVQRQIRHIPKPVVAVVPGWAVGGGHSLHVVCDLTLASEEHAKFLQTDPDVGSFDGGFGSAYLARQVGQKKAREVFFLGKTYSGEEAAEMGMVNEVVPHEDLEDTAIEWAERMNEKSPTAMRMLKYAFNLDSDGMVGQQVFAGEATRLAYMTDEAQEGRDAFNEGRDPDFDDVPWHY; from the coding sequence ATGGTCTCTGAGCTATTCGACCCGGCCCGCTGGACCGCCGTCGACCGGTTCGACTTCACCGATATCACCTACCACCGCTCGACGGAGACGGGCGCAGTCCGCATCGCCTTCGACCGGCCCGAGAAGCGCAACGCCTTCCGCCCGGAGACGGTCGACGAACTCGCGACGGCGCTGGACCACGCCAAGCGCCAGACCGACGTTGGCTGTGTCCTCCTGACCGGGAACGGCCCCTCTGAGAAGGACGGGGGCTGGGCCTTCTGTTCCGGCGGGGACCAGTCCATCCGGGGCGAGAGCGGGTACGAGTATCAGGCGGACGAAGATAGCGAGTCGCGGAGCGACTCGGAGCGGTCGAGCGGGGAGTCCGGCGACCCGCGAGACGTCGGCGACCCGGACGCCCCCGAGAACGTCGGCCGCCTCCACATCCTCGAAGTCCAGCGCCAGATCCGTCACATTCCAAAGCCCGTGGTCGCCGTCGTCCCGGGGTGGGCCGTCGGCGGTGGCCACTCCCTGCACGTCGTCTGTGACCTCACGCTCGCCAGCGAGGAGCACGCGAAGTTCCTCCAGACGGACCCCGACGTGGGCAGTTTCGACGGTGGCTTCGGCTCGGCGTACCTCGCCCGACAGGTGGGCCAGAAGAAGGCCCGCGAGGTGTTCTTCCTCGGCAAGACCTACAGCGGCGAGGAAGCCGCCGAGATGGGGATGGTCAACGAAGTCGTGCCACACGAAGACCTCGAAGACACCGCTATCGAGTGGGCCGAGCGGATGAACGAGAAGTCGCCGACGGCGATGCGGATGCTGAAGTACGCCTTCAACCTCGACTCGGACGGGATGGTCGGCCAGCAGGTGTTCGCCGGCGAGGCGACCCGGCTGGCCTATATGACCGACGAAGCACAGGAGGGTCGTGACGCCTTCAACGAGGGCCGGGACCCGGACTTCGACGACGTGCCCTGGCACTACTGA
- a CDS encoding MarR family transcriptional regulator, which produces MSSAASEADLSDGERAGLELIRESGGIHQSDFWKELDVSSRKGSRIVESLFEKDLIQREETVYDGHNTYYLTPAARDLDFSLLMAGDQLSPFIGDEEVDPHDDTFSQWVMTLAYED; this is translated from the coding sequence ATGAGTTCAGCAGCGTCGGAGGCGGACCTTTCTGATGGTGAGCGGGCCGGGCTTGAACTGATTCGGGAGTCCGGTGGCATCCACCAGAGCGACTTCTGGAAGGAACTCGACGTCTCCTCGCGAAAGGGGAGTCGCATCGTCGAGTCCCTGTTCGAGAAGGACCTCATTCAGCGTGAGGAGACGGTGTACGATGGCCACAACACGTACTACCTGACGCCTGCGGCCCGCGATCTGGATTTCTCGCTCCTGATGGCCGGTGACCAGCTCTCGCCGTTTATCGGCGATGAAGAAGTCGACCCCCACGACGATACTTTCTCGCAGTGGGTCATGACGCTGGCCTACGAGGACTGA
- a CDS encoding 2-succinylbenzoate-CoA ligase, whose translation MRDPIDWPTKDLVTHRASATPNRTAMVAADAGNEATYRELDAAVDAVAADFDRRLDADPTVATLLPTRPETGTLLFATMRLGATLAPLNVELDAATLRAQCATVEADLLVCEPSTRDLAAEAATCPVVSVADLPVQPDGASADRESDVTPAALSRTDTQLVVFTSGTTSEPKGVRLTVGNLVASAVASSYRLGVLPTDRWLVCLPTYHMGGLAPFVRSALYGTAVVVQRSFDADATQRVIAEHGATGVSLVPTMLSRLLDAGWEPPSALRFVLLGGGPATEALVDRCRERGVPVCPTYGMTETASQIATARPETAFDYAGTVGQPLAFTDVTVVSDGEPCDPGERGEIVVDGPTVTSGYLSGDGAAFGEFGFRTGDLGYRDGDGRLWVEGRVDDRIVTGGENVDAGTVAAAVRDHRAVEDAAVVGLPDEEWGQRVAALVVGDVTPAAVREHCAGRLAAYEVPKTVRVVDGLPRTPSGTVDREAVRSRLRTASESDESA comes from the coding sequence ATGCGTGACCCAATCGACTGGCCGACGAAAGACCTCGTGACCCACCGGGCGAGCGCCACGCCAAACCGGACGGCGATGGTTGCGGCGGACGCAGGCAACGAGGCGACATACCGCGAACTCGACGCCGCCGTCGACGCGGTGGCCGCCGACTTCGACCGGCGACTCGACGCAGACCCAACCGTCGCGACACTCCTGCCGACCCGACCCGAAACCGGGACGCTCCTGTTCGCAACGATGCGACTGGGCGCGACGCTCGCGCCGCTGAACGTCGAACTCGACGCGGCGACGCTCCGGGCACAGTGTGCGACCGTCGAGGCGGACCTGCTGGTCTGTGAGCCGTCGACGCGCGACCTCGCCGCGGAAGCGGCGACGTGCCCGGTCGTCTCGGTGGCAGACCTCCCGGTCCAGCCGGACGGAGCGAGTGCCGACCGGGAGTCCGACGTGACGCCGGCGGCCCTCTCCCGGACGGACACCCAGCTCGTCGTCTTCACCTCGGGGACCACGAGCGAACCCAAGGGCGTCCGGCTGACGGTCGGCAACCTCGTCGCCAGCGCCGTCGCGTCCTCCTACCGGCTGGGCGTCCTGCCGACGGACCGCTGGCTGGTCTGCCTGCCGACCTACCACATGGGCGGGCTGGCCCCGTTCGTCCGGAGCGCGCTGTACGGCACGGCGGTCGTCGTCCAGCGGTCGTTCGACGCCGACGCGACCCAGCGGGTCATCGCGGAGCACGGGGCGACGGGCGTCTCGCTGGTGCCGACGATGCTCTCGCGATTGCTCGATGCGGGCTGGGAACCGCCGTCCGCGCTCCGGTTCGTCCTGCTCGGCGGCGGGCCGGCGACCGAGGCGCTCGTCGACCGCTGTCGGGAGCGGGGCGTCCCGGTCTGTCCCACCTACGGGATGACCGAGACGGCGTCCCAGATAGCGACGGCCCGGCCGGAGACGGCCTTCGACTATGCCGGCACCGTCGGCCAGCCGCTCGCGTTCACCGACGTGACGGTCGTTTCGGACGGGGAGCCCTGCGATCCCGGTGAACGCGGCGAGATAGTCGTCGACGGTCCCACAGTGACGTCGGGCTATCTAAGCGGCGACGGCGCGGCGTTCGGCGAGTTCGGCTTCCGGACAGGCGACCTGGGCTACCGCGACGGCGACGGCCGCCTCTGGGTCGAGGGCCGCGTCGACGACCGTATCGTCACCGGCGGCGAGAACGTCGACGCGGGCACGGTCGCCGCGGCGGTTCGGGACCACCGCGCCGTCGAGGACGCGGCCGTGGTGGGTCTGCCGGACGAGGAGTGGGGCCAGCGGGTCGCCGCGCTGGTCGTCGGGGACGTGACGCCCGCGGCCGTCCGCGAGCACTGCGCCGGGCGGCTCGCGGCCTACGAGGTCCCGAAGACGGTCCGGGTCGTCGACGGGCTCCCGCGGACGCCCTCGGGCACCGTCGACCGCGAGGCCGTCCGGTCGCGGCTCAGGACTGCCAGCGAATCGGACGAATCGGCATAG
- a CDS encoding cell surface protein, whose product MPKVEINIPEHLEMQIAQLVEKGEFLNREEAIEDLLSTGLKAYKTSGPQDEDEEPGFEEDGMMGHDDEYVF is encoded by the coding sequence ATGCCTAAGGTAGAGATCAATATCCCGGAACACCTGGAGATGCAGATCGCGCAGCTCGTCGAAAAAGGCGAGTTCCTCAACCGCGAGGAAGCCATCGAGGACCTCCTATCGACCGGGCTCAAGGCGTACAAAACCTCCGGACCACAGGACGAAGACGAGGAACCAGGGTTCGAAGAAGACGGCATGATGGGCCACGACGACGAGTACGTCTTCTGA
- a CDS encoding 1,4-dihydroxy-2-naphthoate polyprenyltransferase, giving the protein MSTATADVSKRQAWVMAARPQTLPAGAAPVIVGMGLAVHAGVFALLPAVAALVGALLIQIGTNFANDYYDAVKGADTDEREGFTRVTAGGLIDADEVKRAMIATYGLAVVIGIYLVAVGGLPIVVVGLSGIAAGILYTGGPFPYGYRGLGDLFVFVYFGVIAVTGTYYVQAVASASGVGTFPMTLPPGSVTAAAITASLPAAGLSTAILVVNNIRDRETDRAAGKKTLAVYMGYRWSRVEFLLLVGMAYAVPVVFALDGQYGLPALAPLLTLPLAATISKTVLTQTSGDALNPTLERVGQTLFAHSVLFALGLAIPQLL; this is encoded by the coding sequence ATGAGTACAGCGACGGCGGACGTTTCGAAGCGGCAGGCGTGGGTGATGGCCGCGCGGCCACAAACACTGCCTGCCGGGGCCGCGCCGGTCATCGTCGGGATGGGCTTGGCAGTCCACGCCGGCGTCTTCGCTCTATTGCCGGCAGTCGCAGCGCTGGTGGGTGCGCTGCTCATCCAGATTGGAACGAACTTCGCGAACGACTACTACGACGCGGTGAAGGGGGCCGACACCGACGAACGCGAGGGGTTCACCCGAGTGACCGCTGGCGGCCTCATCGACGCCGACGAAGTCAAACGAGCGATGATCGCGACCTACGGGCTCGCCGTCGTCATCGGTATTTATCTCGTTGCCGTCGGCGGCCTTCCCATCGTCGTCGTCGGCCTCTCGGGTATCGCCGCCGGGATTCTCTACACCGGTGGTCCGTTCCCTTACGGCTACCGCGGTCTGGGCGACCTGTTCGTGTTCGTTTACTTTGGCGTCATCGCGGTCACCGGCACATATTACGTGCAGGCTGTTGCGAGCGCAAGCGGCGTCGGCACGTTCCCGATGACACTCCCGCCGGGGTCAGTCACTGCCGCCGCTATCACGGCGAGCCTCCCGGCGGCCGGCCTGTCGACCGCGATTCTCGTCGTCAACAACATCCGCGACCGCGAGACGGACCGCGCCGCGGGCAAGAAGACCTTGGCCGTCTACATGGGCTACAGATGGAGCCGCGTCGAATTTCTCCTGCTGGTCGGGATGGCCTACGCTGTCCCGGTCGTGTTCGCCCTTGACGGCCAGTACGGGCTGCCGGCACTGGCTCCGCTGTTGACCCTGCCACTGGCGGCGACGATTTCGAAAACAGTCCTCACGCAGACCAGCGGCGACGCGCTGAACCCGACGCTTGAACGGGTCGGCCAGACGCTGTTCGCCCACTCCGTTCTGTTCGCGCTGGGACTCGCCATCCCACAGTTACTATGA
- a CDS encoding o-succinylbenzoate synthase, with protein MKVDSFSLPLSSPLATARETISQRSGFVVRYDHRGETGVGEATPLPGWTESADDCQRALDDATTVAADGGHTDILLSLDAASVPAARHGFATALLDADARADGVPLYRWFDSDRHCNRVPVNATVGDGSPTETADAVERAVAAGYDCCKVKVGKRTVDEDVARVRTVRERVGDDVTLRADANGAWSREKAADAIDRLAPLDVAYVEQPLPADDLTGHAKLRGYGVGVALDESLVDRRVDSVLDADAADVLILKPMVLGGPGNAHTLAMRAREQGVEPVVTTTIDAVVARLAALHVAAAIPDVSACGLATGDRLAVDLAPDPTTVTDGAMSVPQSTGLGINPAEVETDA; from the coding sequence ATGAAGGTCGACTCGTTCTCGCTCCCGCTGTCGAGTCCGCTTGCCACCGCCCGCGAGACTATCAGCCAGCGTTCAGGGTTCGTCGTCCGCTACGACCACCGCGGCGAAACGGGTGTCGGCGAAGCCACGCCGCTTCCGGGCTGGACTGAGTCCGCCGACGACTGTCAGCGCGCGCTCGATGACGCGACCACAGTCGCGGCCGACGGCGGGCACACAGACATTCTCCTCTCGCTTGACGCCGCATCGGTTCCCGCCGCCCGCCACGGCTTCGCGACCGCGCTGCTGGACGCCGACGCCAGGGCCGATGGCGTGCCGCTATACCGGTGGTTCGACTCCGACAGGCACTGTAATCGCGTCCCGGTCAACGCGACAGTCGGCGACGGGTCCCCGACCGAAACCGCCGACGCCGTCGAGCGGGCGGTCGCGGCCGGCTACGACTGCTGTAAGGTCAAGGTCGGGAAGCGAACCGTTGACGAAGATGTCGCGCGCGTTCGGACCGTCCGTGAGCGCGTGGGCGACGACGTGACCCTGCGGGCCGACGCCAACGGCGCGTGGTCCCGCGAGAAGGCCGCAGACGCCATCGACCGGCTCGCCCCGCTGGACGTGGCCTACGTCGAACAGCCGCTCCCGGCCGACGACCTCACCGGCCACGCCAAGCTTCGGGGCTATGGCGTCGGCGTCGCACTTGATGAGTCGCTCGTCGACCGTCGGGTCGACAGCGTGCTCGACGCCGACGCAGCCGACGTGTTGATACTGAAACCGATGGTGCTGGGCGGCCCGGGCAACGCCCACACGCTGGCGATGCGCGCCCGCGAGCAGGGCGTCGAGCCGGTCGTCACGACGACTATCGACGCGGTCGTCGCCCGCCTCGCGGCGCTACACGTCGCCGCCGCGATTCCTGACGTTTCGGCCTGCGGTCTGGCGACCGGCGACAGACTGGCCGTCGACCTCGCGCCGGACCCGACGACGGTGACCGACGGCGCGATGTCGGTCCCCCAGTCGACCGGCCTCGGCATCAATCCAGCAGAGGTGGAAACCGATGCGTGA
- a CDS encoding metal-binding protein — MHKDELLELHEQMVTIMEYFRDDMDSVDPDLFDAYQELDVRPSDVHKSKSEHKHAVFVLGNSLATAMSEDEFSDAGRVSKRMKELAEDAERKL; from the coding sequence ATGCACAAAGACGAGCTTCTCGAGCTACACGAGCAGATGGTGACGATTATGGAGTACTTCCGCGACGACATGGACTCGGTTGACCCCGACCTGTTCGACGCCTACCAGGAACTCGACGTGCGTCCCTCCGACGTGCACAAATCGAAGAGCGAACACAAACACGCCGTGTTCGTGCTCGGAAACTCGCTGGCGACGGCGATGAGCGAAGACGAATTTTCTGACGCGGGCCGTGTCAGCAAGCGGATGAAGGAACTGGCCGAGGACGCCGAGCGGAAACTGTAA
- a CDS encoding 2-succinyl-5-enolpyruvyl-6-hydroxy-3-cyclohexene-1-carboxylic-acid synthase codes for MTAPNVNTLWAETLVSELVAGGVDAACLSPGSRSTPLTVAFAEHPEVEVFSHLDERSAAFFALGRARRTGEPTPLVCTSGTAAANYHPAVIEANQSGVPLLLLTADRPPELIDSGANQTVDQEKLYGDAVRWYRDMPEPEAEPRKMRMLRTTAARALTESTGADPGPVHLNCRFRKPLEPTPTPADDPAGVPDDWAGGDDAAEAGRDGPFVSTSEGVAEPDEETVRRVRAAIRTAERGLIVAGPADQGLGAASLERLASATGFPVLADPLSDLRFGPHVDRLDVPVCGGYDGYLGSGGVEEWGDPDVVVRFGASPTSKPLRHYLRDADCRQFVVDPSGGWPEAEFTATDLLVADSDATADALAAEPLGGGSESWRERFAGAERVHWAAVDETVAETYWEGGVLADVAALAPDPATLFVSNSMPVRDVDRFGRPRDADLTVLGNRGASGIDGITSTALGAGSATADPLVLVTGDLAYYHDMNGLLALGRCGVDATVVLVNNDGGGIFHMLPIEDHPTFEDQFRTPHGLDFEPTEALYSLEFERVADRRAFRERFGESVRSDGTQVIEVQFDAGDSHAVRDRLAEQVAEALAGD; via the coding sequence ATGACCGCGCCGAACGTCAACACGCTGTGGGCGGAGACACTCGTTTCCGAACTCGTCGCCGGCGGCGTCGACGCAGCGTGTCTCTCGCCCGGCAGCCGCTCGACGCCGCTGACGGTGGCCTTCGCCGAACACCCCGAGGTCGAGGTGTTCTCCCACCTCGACGAGCGCTCGGCGGCCTTCTTCGCGCTGGGCCGGGCCCGCCGGACCGGCGAGCCGACGCCGCTGGTCTGTACCTCGGGAACTGCGGCCGCGAACTACCACCCGGCAGTCATCGAGGCGAACCAGTCAGGCGTCCCGCTGCTCCTGTTGACGGCGGACCGACCGCCGGAGCTCATCGACAGCGGCGCGAACCAGACCGTCGACCAGGAGAAACTCTACGGCGATGCCGTCCGGTGGTATCGGGACATGCCCGAACCCGAGGCCGAGCCCCGGAAGATGCGGATGCTCCGGACCACGGCGGCCCGTGCGCTCACCGAAAGCACCGGCGCTGACCCGGGCCCGGTCCACCTGAACTGTCGGTTCCGGAAGCCGCTGGAACCGACGCCGACGCCCGCGGACGATCCGGCCGGCGTCCCGGACGACTGGGCGGGCGGCGACGACGCGGCCGAAGCCGGCCGCGACGGCCCGTTCGTCTCGACCAGCGAGGGCGTCGCCGAACCGGACGAGGAGACGGTGCGCCGCGTTCGAGCGGCGATCCGGACCGCCGAACGGGGCCTCATCGTCGCCGGGCCGGCCGACCAGGGGCTCGGTGCCGCCTCGCTGGAGCGACTGGCGTCGGCGACGGGCTTCCCCGTCCTCGCGGACCCGCTGTCGGACCTGCGGTTCGGCCCCCACGTCGACCGCCTCGACGTGCCGGTCTGTGGCGGCTACGACGGCTATCTCGGCAGCGGCGGCGTCGAGGAGTGGGGCGACCCCGACGTGGTCGTCCGCTTTGGCGCGTCACCGACCTCGAAGCCGCTGCGACATTACCTCCGTGACGCCGACTGCCGGCAGTTCGTCGTCGACCCGAGCGGCGGCTGGCCGGAGGCCGAATTCACGGCGACAGACCTGCTCGTCGCCGACTCCGACGCTACCGCGGACGCGCTCGCGGCGGAGCCGCTGGGTGGCGGTTCGGAGTCGTGGCGCGAGCGGTTCGCCGGGGCGGAACGGGTCCACTGGGCGGCCGTCGACGAAACGGTCGCCGAAACCTACTGGGAGGGCGGCGTTCTCGCGGACGTGGCCGCGCTGGCCCCGGACCCAGCCACGCTGTTCGTCTCCAACAGCATGCCGGTGCGGGACGTGGACCGCTTCGGGCGGCCCCGCGACGCCGACCTGACCGTGCTGGGCAACCGCGGGGCCAGCGGCATCGACGGCATCACGTCGACGGCGCTCGGGGCCGGCAGCGCGACGGCGGACCCGCTCGTGCTCGTCACCGGCGACCTGGCATACTACCACGACATGAACGGCCTGCTCGCGCTCGGGCGCTGTGGCGTGGACGCGACGGTCGTCCTCGTCAACAACGACGGCGGCGGCATCTTCCACATGCTCCCAATCGAGGACCACCCCACCTTTGAAGACCAGTTTCGGACGCCACACGGTCTCGATTTCGAGCCGACAGAGGCGCTCTATTCGCTTGAGTTCGAGCGGGTGGCCGACCGCCGGGCGTTCCGCGAGCGGTTCGGCGAGTCAGTCCGGAGCGATGGGACACAGGTCATCGAGGTCCAGTTCGATGCCGGCGACAGCCACGCAGTCAGAGACCGGCTTGCCGAACAGGTCGCCGAGGCCCTCGCCGGCGACTGA
- a CDS encoding molecular chaperone DnaJ: MSETFYEILGVPTDASTAAIETAYRERLKETHPDVSDAADAGEATQRLIEARDVLTDEDERARYDRLGHDAYVAGESNIADAHSSDVAEAARRAGYGGSPSGSDRTEASAGQGTSRTSAREREQRERAARERVAEDRADRSTTDTDASSSDEQSTDPTSGTAAASNAGSTRRSGAAATSDFSDNAGGEATWSSSATYSVRQTDTPSRGSLLEMPTGRGLTLFAITFALYPVMLFSALLPAFPLWVNLTIGACTLFMVGYLQSEPTIAIMVFGSWSLTTAVLLVVLNISALSLIGALALSGTWLPFGLSLLTASVLRL, translated from the coding sequence ATGAGCGAGACGTTCTACGAGATACTGGGCGTCCCGACTGACGCGTCGACGGCGGCCATCGAAACGGCCTATCGGGAACGACTGAAAGAGACACACCCCGACGTGAGCGACGCTGCTGACGCCGGCGAGGCGACACAGCGGCTCATCGAAGCCCGGGACGTGCTCACCGACGAGGACGAGCGGGCGCGATACGACCGGCTGGGTCACGACGCCTACGTTGCGGGCGAGAGCAATATAGCAGACGCCCACAGCAGTGACGTGGCCGAAGCGGCACGGCGGGCGGGCTATGGCGGATCTCCGTCAGGTAGCGACCGGACCGAGGCAAGCGCTGGTCAGGGCACGTCCCGGACAAGCGCCCGGGAGCGAGAACAACGAGAACGGGCTGCAAGGGAGCGCGTCGCCGAAGACAGAGCCGACCGCTCGACGACCGACACCGATGCGTCGTCGAGCGACGAACAGTCGACCGATCCGACCAGCGGAACGGCGGCCGCGTCGAACGCAGGTTCCACCCGTCGCTCCGGGGCTGCTGCGACTAGCGATTTCAGCGACAATGCCGGCGGCGAGGCCACATGGAGTTCGTCGGCCACGTACTCCGTTCGCCAGACCGACACGCCGTCCCGCGGGTCGCTTCTGGAGATGCCGACCGGCCGGGGGCTGACGCTGTTTGCCATCACGTTCGCCCTCTATCCGGTGATGCTGTTCAGCGCACTGTTGCCGGCGTTCCCCCTGTGGGTCAACCTGACAATCGGGGCCTGTACCCTCTTCATGGTCGGCTACCTCCAGTCCGAGCCCACGATTGCGATTATGGTATTTGGGAGCTGGAGCCTGACGACGGCGGTGTTGCTGGTGGTCTTGAACATCAGCGCGCTCTCGCTCATTGGGGCGCTCGCGCTGTCGGGGACGTGGCTCCCGTTCGGACTCTCGCTGTTGACAGCGTCGGTGTTGCGGCTCTGA
- a CDS encoding isochorismate synthase, whose protein sequence is MEPLRGDGTTVGETTVVARGCRLDDAPVRAVLETDARPRFFWAAGTESIAARGSAATVTADGQSRFDDVRTALEALFDDCSVPDSLPSIARPRAFGGFAFHNGTHEGEDSPWDGFPSAAFFLPEIQVTRRDDDAWLTAIATGPEAATEAETLLGEWRDRLATDTEREPGTPPGISHRKRTPTQDGWREQVSAAIASVDCGDLQKVVLAQSLRVALETDLSVPDVMARLSRTYPDCYRFMLSPEAGGTFFGATPERLVSVRGRTVRTEALAGSTGRGDTPAEDEWLAAELLDSEKDRHEQKLVADAIRDQLEPFASTVRIGDRTVRRLATVQHLRTSITAELDDDEHVLSLVEALHPTPAVGGLPPDAALRTIRETEAFDRGWYAAPIGWVDAAGNGTFAVGIRSAVATEQKTTLFAGAGIVADSDPDREWDEVQLKYRPILDELE, encoded by the coding sequence ATGGAACCACTGCGTGGTGACGGGACGACGGTTGGTGAGACAACGGTCGTCGCACGCGGGTGTCGCCTCGACGATGCACCGGTGCGAGCGGTACTGGAGACAGACGCTCGCCCCCGGTTCTTCTGGGCGGCCGGTACAGAATCAATCGCAGCCCGCGGGAGCGCGGCGACTGTGACTGCCGACGGGCAGTCGCGGTTCGACGACGTTCGGACAGCGCTCGAAGCGCTGTTCGATGACTGCTCCGTTCCCGACAGCCTCCCGAGCATCGCTCGACCGCGAGCGTTCGGTGGGTTCGCTTTCCACAACGGAACACACGAAGGGGAGGACTCTCCCTGGGATGGGTTCCCAAGCGCGGCGTTTTTTCTCCCCGAGATACAGGTGACAAGGAGAGACGACGACGCCTGGCTCACGGCGATTGCGACAGGTCCCGAGGCCGCGACCGAAGCTGAGACGCTACTGGGTGAGTGGCGCGACAGGCTAGCCACAGACACCGAACGCGAGCCGGGCACCCCACCGGGAATTTCACACCGGAAGCGCACGCCAACACAAGACGGCTGGCGCGAGCAGGTGTCGGCCGCCATCGCAAGCGTCGACTGCGGCGACCTCCAGAAGGTCGTCCTCGCACAGAGTCTCAGGGTCGCGCTGGAGACCGACCTGTCGGTCCCCGACGTGATGGCGCGGCTGTCCCGGACCTATCCGGACTGCTACCGGTTCATGCTGTCGCCCGAGGCCGGCGGCACCTTCTTCGGGGCCACGCCGGAGCGGCTGGTCTCGGTCCGCGGGCGCACCGTCAGGACAGAGGCGCTCGCCGGCTCGACGGGCCGGGGCGACACGCCCGCCGAGGACGAGTGGCTCGCCGCCGAACTCCTCGATAGCGAGAAGGACCGCCACGAGCAGAAGCTCGTCGCCGACGCGATACGCGACCAGCTGGAGCCGTTCGCCTCGACGGTCCGCATCGGCGACCGAACGGTCCGCCGGCTCGCCACGGTCCAGCACCTGCGCACGTCGATAACGGCCGAACTCGACGACGACGAGCACGTCCTCTCACTTGTCGAGGCGCTCCACCCGACGCCGGCCGTCGGCGGCCTGCCGCCGGACGCCGCGCTGCGGACGATACGCGAGACTGAGGCGTTCGACCGCGGCTGGTACGCCGCCCCTATCGGCTGGGTCGACGCCGCCGGCAACGGGACTTTCGCCGTCGGCATCCGCTCGGCCGTCGCCACGGAGCAGAAGACGACCCTCTTTGCGGGCGCGGGCATCGTCGCCGACAGCGACCCCGACCGCGAGTGGGACGAGGTCCAGCTCAAGTACCGGCCGATTCTGGACGAACTGGAATGA